In a single window of the Coffea eugenioides isolate CCC68of chromosome 3, Ceug_1.0, whole genome shotgun sequence genome:
- the LOC113764567 gene encoding UDP-glycosyltransferase 74E2-like: MQEIACGLMSSNCNFLWVVRPSEESKIPRDLMSEAQDRGLIVNWCPQIKVLSHRAVGCFMSHCGWNSTIEALSLGVPMVTMPVWVDQPTNSKYIVDVWRVGLRVKASEEREMVTREEVEGTIREVMHGEKASELRNNALRWKELAKEAISEGGSSDKHIEEFVSSLESI, from the coding sequence ATGCAGGAAATAGCATGCGGCCTGATGAGTAGCAATTGCAACTTCTTATGGGTAGTTCGACCTTCTGAAGAGAGCAAAATTCCTAGAGATTTAATGTCCGAGGCACAAGACAGAGGTCTAATCGTGAATTGGTGCCCTCAGATAAAGGTTTTGTCACACAGGGCAGTGGGATGCTTCATGAGTCATTGTGGTTGGAATTCAACAATTGAAGCATTGAGCTTGGGTGTGCCAATGGTGACCATGCCAGTGTGGGTTGATCAACCTACAAATTCTAAGTATATTGTGGATGTATGGAGGGTAGGATTGCGAGTTAAGGCCAGTGAGGAAAGGGAAATGGTAACAAGAGAAGAAGTAGAAGGAACTATAAGAGAGGTTATGCATGGGGAGAAGGCAAGTGAGCTTAGAAACAATGCTTTGAGGTGGAAGGAGTTGGCTAAGGAGGCAATTAGTGAAGGAGGAAGCTCAGACAAACACATTGAAGAATTTGTTTCGAGTCTTGAAAGCATTTAG
- the LOC113766577 gene encoding UDP-glycosyltransferase 74E1-like: MDETVCRIHVLAIPLPLQGHLNPMLQLCKRLTSKGVRITLVTGTSASISEQNQFESIKIEYILDDDNIEVEGSNASEKVAAFLKRFNSAVSDNLARLVEEKASSDHPVKIVLYDSLMPWILEIVQGQLGLKGAAFFTQACAVSAIYNHIRRGTLKVPLETSTILLPSMPQLESNDLPSFVYNPGPYPGILDLVLSENINLEKSDWFLFNSFDKLENEVEFSFYKIIGIWKFTH, translated from the coding sequence ATGGATGAAACTGTATGTAGAATTCATGTTCTGGCCATCCCTTTGCCTCTACAAGGCCACCTCAATCCGATGCTGCAATTATGCAAGCGTTTAACCTCAAAGGGTGTTAGAATCACGCTAGTCACTGGCACCTCAGCAAGTATATCGGAGCAAAATCAATTTGAATCGATCAAGATCGAGTATATTCTAGACGATGATAACATTGAAGTCGAGGGATCAAACGCATCAGAGAAAGTTGCTGCCTTCTTGAAACGGTTTAATAGCGCAGTTTCAGATAATTTGGCCAGGCTAGTCGAGGAAAAGGCGAGTTCAGATCATCCTGTGAAAATAGTTCTGTATGATTCACTGATGCCATGGATTTTGGAGATAGTGCAGGGACAACTAGGCCTTAAAGGGGCTGCGTTTTTCACTCAGGCTTGCGCGGTTTCTGCAATATACAACCATATTCGTCGAGGAACGTTGAAAGTTCCTCTAGAGACATCTACCATATTGCTTCCTTCAATGCCACAACTGGAGTCGAACGATCTGCCTTCTTTTGTTTATAATCCTGGTCCATACCCAGGTATTTTGGATCTTGTCCTCAGTGAGAATATAAACCTGGAGAAATCAGATTGGTTCTTGTTCAACTCTTTTGACAAGCTAGAAAATGAGGTAGAGTTCTCATTCTATAAAATAATTGGAATTTGGAAGTTCACCCATTAG
- the LOC113766576 gene encoding UDP-glycosyltransferase 74E1-like, translating into MDEIGCRIHVLAIPSPLQGHLNPMLQLCKRLTSKGVRITLVTGTSARLSVQNQFESIQIEYILDDDNIEVEGSNASEKVAAFLKRFNSAVSDNLARLVEEKASSDHPVKIVLYDSLMPWILEIVQGQLGLKGAAFFTQACAVSAIYNHIRRGTLKVPLETSTILLPSMPQLESNDLPSFVYNPGPYPGILDLVLSENINLEKSDWFLFNSFDKLENEVEFSFYKIIGIWKFTH; encoded by the coding sequence ATGGATGAAATTGGATGTAGAATTCATGTTCTGGCCATCCCATCCCCACTCCAAGGCCACCTCAATCCGATGCTGCAATTATGCAAGCGTTTAACCTCGAAGGGTGTTAGAATCACGCTAGTCACTGGCACCTCAGCACGTTTATCGGTGCAAAATCAGTTTGAATCGATCCAGATCGAGTATATTCTAGACGATGATAACATTGAAGTCGAGGGATCAAACGCATCAGAGAAAGTTGCTGCCTTCTTGAAACGGTTTAATAGCGCAGTTTCAGATAATTTGGCCAGGCTAGTCGAGGAAAAGGCGAGTTCAGATCATCCTGTGAAAATAGTTCTGTATGATTCACTGATGCCATGGATTTTGGAGATAGTGCAGGGACAACTAGGCCTTAAAGGGGCTGCGTTTTTCACTCAGGCTTGCGCGGTTTCTGCAATATACAACCATATTCGTCGAGGAACGTTGAAAGTTCCTCTAGAGACATCTACCATATTGCTTCCTTCAATGCCACAACTGGAGTCGAACGATCTGCCTTCTTTTGTTTATAATCCTGGTCCATACCCAGGTATTTTGGATCTTGTCCTCAGTGAGAATATAAACCTGGAGAAATCAGATTGGTTCTTGTTCAACTCTTTTGACAAGCTAGAAAATGAGGTAGAGTTCTCATTCTATAAAATAATTGGAATTTGGAAGTTCACCCATTAG
- the LOC113766575 gene encoding UDP-glycosyltransferase 74E2-like has protein sequence MQEIACGLMNSNCNFLWVVRPSEESKIPRDLMSEAQERGLIVNWCPQIKVLSHRAVGCFMSHCGWNSTIEALSLGVPMVTMPVWVDQTTNSKYIVDVWKVGLRVKASEEREMVTREEVEGTIREVMHGEKASELRNNALRWKELAKEAISEGGSSDRNFEEFVSSLESI, from the coding sequence ATGCAGGAAATAGCATGCGGCCTGATGAATAGCAATTGCAACTTCTTATGGGTAGTTCGACCTTCTGAAGAGAGCAAAATTCCTAGAGATTTAATGTCCGAGGCACAAGAAAGAGGTCTAATCGTGAATTGGTGCCCTCAGATAAAGGTTTTGTCACACAGGGCAGTGGGATGCTTCATGAGTCATTGTGGTTGGAATTCAACAATTGAAGCATTGAGCTTGGGTGTGCCAATGGTGACCATGCCAGTGTGGGTTGATCAAACTACAAATTCTAAGTATATTGTGGATGTATGGAAGGTAGGATTGCGAGTTAAGGCCAGTGAGGAAAGGGAAATGGTAACAAGAGAAGAAGTAGAAGGAACTATAAGAGAAGTTATGCATGGGGAGAAGGCAAGTGAGCTTAGAAACAATGCTTTGAGGTGGAAGGAGTTGGCTAAGGAGGCAATTAGTGAAGGAGGAAGCTCAGACAGAAACTTTGAAGAATTTGTTTCGAGTCTTGAAAGcatttaa
- the LOC113764737 gene encoding zinc finger BED domain-containing protein RICESLEEPER 2-like, translating into MYNSFQGSSSSPAMEQTNEDVEQLNYNEERADEMSEEEIEIIEDDGNEGGQQVDGDGGAGPFEKKQRKKKSSIWDEMTEVVLDNGTVKVKCNHCKELFTKSTTGATSQHKRHLTSCLQRKMAIGEQSKQKQQVLSFTEGGSDGITSITNFSYDHAKVRELASHMILAHEYPFSMMEHVVFNKFMKAVSPFYKKINRQTVKEDCMSTYTIEKRKLKSLLKGPGRISITTDLWKSGQKIQYMVVTGHFIDSDWVLQKRVLNFCNVPPPHTGVIIADALSKCFIDWGIENKVSSITVDNASYNDVCIRRLREDFSLRKRLSIGGKIFHVRCCAHILNLLVQDGLGQLGGVIDVVREGIKYLNNSESRLLEFAKIKKQLQLPSRKLILDCPTRWNSTYLMLASGLEFKDVFPRYADIDPGFHYVPTDFEWMKVEEVCKFLGIFHEITDMISGTEYPTSNIFLVELYRIKELLNEKALDPFEHIRAMAGSMSAKFDKYWGESNVLLSLGAILDPRYKMFLINHAFPVIYGEDAAPRFMAEIRDILYELYNEYVDCHVVSHSEQQRQVVKRRQNEGSTSSSKKQKMTAPAVLTGKEKFHMHVSEIDRAPPEKSDLDVYLEESRYACDARANLDVLGWWKGERLRFPILSRMAADILSVPVTTVASESTFSAGGRVIDDRRASMSVETVQMLLCGNDWIRSLHGLKNKSRESLDVAESITFEEVELPESFND; encoded by the exons ATGTACAACTCATTTCAAGGTTCATCATCAAGTCCTGCGATGGAGCAAACTAATGAAGACGTGGAACAATTGAATTACAACGAAGAAAGAGCTGATGAAATGAGTGAAGAAGAAATAGAAATAATAGAAGATGATGGCAATGAAGGAGGACAGCAAGTAGATGGAGATGGAGGAGCTGGTCCTTTTGAGAAAaagcaaaggaagaagaaatccAGCATATGGGATGAGATGACTGAAGTAGTGCTAGATAATGGGACGGTCAAAGTGAAGTGCAACCATTGCAAGGAGCTTTTCACCAAGAGTACAACCGGAGCCACATCTCAGCACAAGAGACACCTGACTTCTTGCCTCCAAAGAAAGATGGCCATTGGGGAGCAAAGCAAACAAAAGCAACAAGTGCTTTCATTCACCGAAGGTGGAAGTGATGGTATCACTTCCATCACAAATTTCTCGTATGATCATGCCAAGGTAAGAGAGCTTGCGTCACACATGATTCTTGCACATGAGTACCCATTTTCTATGATGGAGCATGTAGTTTTCAACAAATTCATGAAAGCAGTTTCTCCGTTTTATAAAAAGATTAATCGGCAGACTGTTAAGGAAGATTGTATGAGTACTTATACAATTGAAAAAAGGAAGCTGAAATCATTGTTGAAAGGTCCTGGTAGGATTAGTATTACAACTGATTTGTGGAAATCTGgtcaaaaaattcaatatatgGTTGTGACTGGTCATTTTATTGATTCTGATTGGGTGCTTCAAAAACGTGTGTTGAATTTTTGCAATGTTCCTCCTCCTCATACTGGAGTTATTATAGCTGATGCTCTAAGTAAGTGCTTCATTGATTGGGGGATTGAGAATAAGGTTTCTAGCATAACTGTTGATAATGCTTCATACAATGATGTGTGCATTAGGAGACTTAGAGAGGATTTTTCTCTAAGAAAGAGATTAAGTATTGGAGGAAAAATTTTTCATGTTAGATGTTGTGCACATATACTTAATCTCTTAGTGCAAGATGGTCTTGGTCAACTTGGTGGTGTGATTGATGTTGTTAGAGAAGGGATAAAATACTTGAACAATTCAGAATCTAGGCTTCTTGAATTTGCCAAAATTAAAAAACAGCTTCAGTTGCCCTCTAGAAAACTAATTTTGGACTGTCCAACAAGGTGGAATAGCACCTATTTGATGTTAGCTTCAGGTTTAGAGTTCAAGGATGTCTTTCCAAGATATGCAGACATAGACCCTGGATTTCACTATGTTCCTACTGATTTTGAGTGGATGAAAGTGGAAGAAGTGTGCAAATTTCTAGGAATATTTCATGAAATCACTGATATGATTTCCGGGACTGAGTATCCAACATCTAACATTTTTCTTGTGGAGCTCTATAGGATTAAAGAGCTTTTAAATGAAAAAGCTCTTGATCCTTTTGAGCATATTCGGGCAATGGCTGGAAGTATGTCTGCTAAATTTGATAAGTATTGGGGGGAAAGTAATGTGCTGCTATCTTTGGGTGCAATTTTGGATCCGAGATACAAAATGTTCCTTATTAATCATGCTTTTCCGGTGATTTATGGTGAGGATGCAGCTCCTAGATTCATGGCTGAGATTAGAGACATTCTTTATGAGCTTTACAATGAATATGTTGATTGTCATGTTGTTTCCCATTCTGAACAACAAAGGCAGGTTGTAAAAAGGAGACAAAATGAAGGTTCTACTTCTTCTAGTAAGAAACAGAAAATGACTGCACCCGCCGTTTTAACTGGCAAAGAAAAGTTTCACATGCATGTGAGTGAAATTGATAGGGCTCCACCAGAAAAATCAGATTTAGATGTTTATTTAGAGGAAAGTAGGTATGCTTGTGATGCAAGGGCAAATCTGGATGTTTTGGGTTGGTGGAAAGGAGAAAGATTGAGATTTCCCATCTTGTCGAGGATGGCTGCCGATATACTCTCCGTTCCTGTTACCACTGTGGCTTCAGAATCTACCTTCAGCGCTGGAGGGAGAGTAATTGATGATCGACGAGCTTCTATGTCGGTTGAGACGGTGCAAATGTTGCTTTGTGGCAACGATTGGATCCGCAGTCTTCATGGCCTAAAGAATAAGTCTCGT GAATCACTTGATGTGGCCGAATCAATCACATTTGAAGAAGTTGAACTTCCTGAATCATTCAATGACTAA